The Litorilinea aerophila genome includes a window with the following:
- the mutY gene encoding A/G-specific adenine glycosylase, whose translation MNASLNVSEIGQRLVRWHQEHQRALPWRQEPAGRRDAYAVWVSEIMAQQTRLDTVVDYYRRWMDRFPTLEALAAADQQEVLKLWEGLGYYARARNLHRAARQVLQEHGGRVPDRRTALLQLPGIGPYTAGAILSLAYGQREPILDGNVKRVLSRLADVDTPIEQQETLRRLWQLAQAVVEAAPEGEAGTVNEALMELGATVCTPTSPRCLLCPLADLCQAAARGTQAERPVTSPRRPTPHYDVAAGIIWRGAPYRSDLLVAQRPQEGMLGGLWEFPGGKLEAGDPDLASCLQREIREELGIEIQVLSPLMQVRHAYTHFRITLHAFHARHVQGVPQALGCDDWRWIAPAELTRLPLPVTDQKIARRLLAEQDAPPGQI comes from the coding sequence ATGAACGCCTCCCTGAACGTCTCCGAAATCGGGCAACGACTGGTCCGCTGGCACCAGGAGCATCAGCGCGCCCTCCCCTGGCGGCAGGAGCCGGCCGGCCGCCGGGACGCCTACGCCGTCTGGGTGAGCGAGATCATGGCCCAGCAGACCCGCCTGGACACGGTGGTGGACTACTACCGGCGCTGGATGGACCGCTTTCCCACCCTGGAGGCCCTGGCCGCGGCCGACCAGCAGGAGGTGCTGAAGCTCTGGGAGGGGCTGGGATACTACGCCCGGGCCCGCAACCTCCATCGGGCAGCCCGGCAGGTGCTCCAGGAGCATGGGGGGCGGGTTCCAGACCGGCGGACGGCGCTGCTACAGTTGCCCGGTATCGGCCCGTACACCGCGGGCGCCATCCTGAGCCTGGCCTATGGACAGCGGGAGCCGATCCTGGATGGGAACGTCAAGCGGGTGTTGAGCCGCCTGGCCGATGTGGACACGCCCATTGAACAGCAGGAGACCCTCCGGCGGCTGTGGCAGCTGGCCCAGGCAGTGGTAGAGGCGGCACCCGAGGGCGAAGCCGGCACGGTCAACGAAGCGTTGATGGAGTTGGGCGCCACGGTCTGTACGCCCACTTCGCCCCGCTGCCTGCTCTGCCCCCTGGCCGACCTGTGCCAGGCCGCGGCCCGGGGTACCCAGGCCGAGCGCCCGGTTACCTCACCCCGGCGCCCGACTCCCCACTACGACGTGGCCGCGGGCATCATCTGGCGTGGCGCCCCCTACCGGTCGGACCTTCTGGTCGCCCAGCGTCCCCAGGAGGGCATGCTGGGGGGGCTGTGGGAGTTTCCCGGTGGCAAGCTGGAGGCCGGCGACCCGGATCTGGCCAGTTGCCTGCAGCGGGAGATCCGGGAAGAGCTGGGCATCGAGATCCAGGTGTTGTCGCCGCTGATGCAGGTTCGCCACGCTTACACCCACTTCCGCATCACCCTGCACGCCTTCCATGCCCGCCACGTCCAGGGCGTGCCCCAGGCCCTGGGCTGTGACGACTGGCGCTGGATCGCGCCGGCGGAGCTGACGCGGCTGCCCTTGCCGGTCACCGACCAGAAGATCGCCCGTCGGCTGCTGGCCGAGCAAGATGCTCCACCCGGCCAGATATGA
- the clpX gene encoding ATP-dependent Clp protease ATP-binding subunit ClpX → MEARCSFCGKEKSEVQRLIEGPDNVFICDECILLGAEILAEEGLTDAAPGHKPRSAPRTVPSPREIVAHLDQYVIGQDRAKKVLSVAVYNHYKRVFGVSAGAGETQADVEKPEPETGAAMDDVELTKSNVLLIGPTGSGKTLLAQTLARLLDVPFTIADATSLTEAGYVGEDVESILVGLLQNADWDTERAAYGIVYIDEIDKIARKAGDNPSITRDVSGEGVQQALLKIIEGTVANVPPNTGRKHPQQEFIQLDTRNILFICGGAFANLADIVRRRLQRRGSLGFVPSDEELLLRGSQGAPDRAAGEDEQRPLPEDLTERQRELRIRRMEKESRDESWYLRQVMPDDLLAYGLIPEFIGRLPMIVSLEALDRQTLVRILTEPKNSVVRQFQRLFAMDQVTLEFQPEALEAIATEAFLRKTGARGLRSIVEEALLDVMFEIPGRSDIARCVVTREVFTQGQPPLLYNEQGQLVPLHREYRTAA, encoded by the coding sequence ATGGAAGCTCGCTGTTCGTTCTGCGGCAAAGAAAAATCCGAAGTTCAACGGCTCATCGAAGGCCCGGACAATGTATTCATCTGCGATGAGTGCATTCTCCTGGGCGCGGAGATCCTGGCCGAAGAAGGCCTGACCGACGCCGCACCCGGTCACAAGCCCCGGTCGGCGCCCCGCACCGTCCCCAGCCCCCGGGAGATCGTCGCGCACCTGGACCAGTACGTCATCGGGCAGGACCGGGCCAAAAAGGTCCTTTCGGTGGCCGTCTACAACCACTACAAACGGGTCTTTGGCGTCAGCGCGGGCGCCGGCGAGACCCAGGCCGATGTCGAAAAGCCCGAACCGGAAACGGGCGCGGCCATGGACGATGTGGAGCTGACCAAGAGCAACGTACTCCTCATCGGCCCGACGGGCAGCGGTAAGACCCTGTTGGCCCAGACCCTGGCCAGGCTGCTGGATGTGCCCTTCACCATCGCCGACGCCACTTCCCTCACCGAGGCGGGATATGTGGGCGAAGATGTGGAGAGCATCCTGGTGGGCCTGCTGCAGAACGCCGACTGGGACACGGAGCGGGCCGCCTACGGCATCGTCTACATCGACGAGATCGACAAGATCGCGCGCAAGGCGGGCGATAACCCCAGCATCACCCGGGATGTGAGTGGGGAAGGGGTACAACAGGCCCTGCTCAAGATCATCGAGGGGACCGTGGCCAATGTGCCCCCCAACACGGGGCGCAAACACCCCCAGCAGGAGTTCATCCAGCTGGATACCCGCAACATCCTCTTCATCTGCGGCGGGGCCTTCGCCAATCTGGCCGACATCGTTCGCCGCCGGCTGCAACGCCGGGGCAGCCTGGGCTTTGTCCCCAGCGATGAGGAGCTACTGCTCCGGGGGAGCCAGGGCGCACCGGATCGTGCTGCGGGCGAAGATGAGCAGCGTCCCCTGCCCGAGGATTTGACCGAGCGGCAGCGGGAGTTGCGCATCCGGCGCATGGAAAAGGAAAGCCGAGACGAGAGCTGGTATCTGCGTCAGGTGATGCCCGATGACCTGCTGGCCTATGGCCTGATCCCGGAGTTCATCGGCCGGCTGCCCATGATCGTCAGCCTGGAAGCGTTGGATCGCCAGACCCTGGTACGCATCCTCACCGAGCCCAAGAACAGCGTGGTCCGCCAGTTCCAGCGTCTCTTCGCCATGGATCAGGTCACCCTGGAGTTCCAGCCGGAGGCCCTGGAGGCGATTGCCACGGAGGCCTTCCTGCGCAAGACCGGCGCGCGGGGCCTGCGCAGCATTGTGGAGGAAGCCCTGCTGGACGTGATGTTCGAGATCCCGGGCCGCAGCGATATCGCCCGCTGCGTGGTCACCCGAGAGGTCTTCACCCAGGGGCAGCCCCCCTTGCTCTACAACGAGCAAGGACAGCTGGTTCCCCTCCACCGGGAGTATCGCACCGCCGCGTAG
- a CDS encoding ClpP family protease → MIHPTNVIPMVIDNSGRGERAYDIYSLLLKERIVFLGMPITDQVANLIVAQLLYLNGDDPNQPINLYINSPGGSIYAGLAIYDTMQMIQAPVSTYAVGVTASMGTVLLAAGAKGRRYALPHATIHLHPASSGAQGYTEDVRIAFREQERVQTQLFHLVGKHTGHSWKQIEKDFERDRYMNALDAKEYGLVDEILGDTSDVVIVRDGQIIVPEPEEAAQSKNGAGAS, encoded by the coding sequence ATGATTCACCCAACCAATGTCATTCCGATGGTGATCGACAACAGCGGCCGGGGCGAGCGTGCCTATGACATCTACAGCCTGCTGTTGAAGGAACGGATCGTCTTCCTGGGGATGCCGATTACCGACCAGGTGGCCAACCTGATCGTGGCCCAGTTGCTCTACCTGAACGGCGACGACCCCAACCAGCCCATCAACCTGTACATCAACAGTCCGGGTGGCAGCATCTACGCGGGCCTGGCCATCTACGACACCATGCAGATGATCCAGGCGCCCGTCAGCACCTATGCCGTGGGCGTCACGGCCAGCATGGGCACAGTGCTTCTGGCTGCCGGGGCCAAGGGCCGGCGCTATGCCCTGCCCCACGCCACCATCCACCTGCACCCGGCCAGCAGCGGCGCCCAGGGCTACACCGAGGATGTGCGCATCGCCTTCCGGGAGCAGGAACGGGTGCAAACCCAGCTCTTCCACCTGGTGGGGAAGCACACCGGCCATAGCTGGAAGCAGATCGAGAAGGACTTCGAGCGCGACCGCTACATGAACGCCCTGGACGCCAAGGAGTACGGCCTGGTGGACGAAATCCTGGGCGACACCAGCGACGTGGTCATCGTGCGGGATGGCCAGATCATCGTTCCCGAGCCGGAAGAGGCCGCCCAGAGCAAGAACGGTGCCGGCGCCTCCTGA
- the tig gene encoding trigger factor, with amino-acid sequence MPLKVSTEPKENRQLEMTIEVEQERVDQELRKAARKLAGQYRIPGFRKGKAPYHIVAQYVGLPALFNEFIEKLGEEVYRQALEQEQIEPYAPASLDIASLEPLTYRLTIPLEPKVDLGDYRSLRLEEEEPVVEEAEIEEQLKQYLEQYAGWQEVDRPSQYGDMLTIDVKSVLVQEDAAEGEETVVLDETDWDVTLDQENPMEPPGFDEALLGMRPGEEKEFVLSWPEDSQSIYAGKQARFHVKLHKIQAYEQPELNDDFAKLVGPDFETLDDLKESIRQSLLEEKKREAEQEYLEKALDLLVEQSQMEYPPVVVEDQLDAMVQEFERQLRQFGIESLESYLQQTGQSLEEYRESLREAAERVARRNLVISELYQAEGLEVTDEDIEERIKEMFGEEADSQDPSTQGLIQIMRQGAGRSILESQILQEKALQRLLAIVRGEELPPPGQKEDGQESTEEGEPAEQASAEATPEASAGGSDEENASEASEHAPVASNETPDETSEEAPEQQ; translated from the coding sequence ACCGAACCGAAGGAAAACCGCCAGCTGGAGATGACCATCGAGGTCGAGCAGGAGCGGGTCGACCAGGAGTTGCGCAAGGCGGCCCGCAAGCTGGCCGGGCAGTACCGCATTCCAGGCTTCCGCAAAGGCAAAGCGCCCTATCACATCGTCGCCCAATATGTGGGCCTGCCTGCCCTCTTCAATGAGTTCATCGAAAAGCTGGGCGAAGAAGTCTACAGACAGGCGCTGGAGCAGGAGCAGATTGAGCCCTACGCCCCTGCTTCCCTGGACATCGCCAGCCTGGAGCCCCTGACCTATCGGCTCACCATTCCCCTGGAACCCAAGGTGGACCTGGGCGACTACCGCAGCCTCCGCCTGGAAGAGGAAGAGCCGGTGGTGGAAGAGGCCGAGATCGAGGAACAACTCAAGCAGTACCTGGAGCAATACGCCGGCTGGCAGGAGGTCGACCGGCCCAGCCAGTACGGAGATATGTTGACCATCGACGTCAAGAGCGTGCTGGTCCAGGAGGATGCCGCCGAGGGTGAAGAGACGGTGGTGTTGGACGAGACCGACTGGGACGTCACCCTGGATCAGGAAAACCCCATGGAGCCGCCGGGCTTCGATGAGGCGCTGCTGGGCATGCGGCCGGGCGAGGAGAAGGAGTTCGTCCTGAGCTGGCCCGAGGACAGCCAGAGCATCTACGCCGGCAAGCAGGCCCGCTTCCATGTCAAACTCCACAAGATCCAGGCCTATGAGCAGCCCGAGCTGAACGACGACTTTGCCAAACTGGTCGGGCCGGACTTTGAGACCCTGGACGACCTCAAGGAAAGCATCCGCCAGAGCCTCTTGGAAGAAAAGAAGCGGGAAGCCGAGCAGGAATATCTGGAGAAAGCCCTGGATCTGTTGGTGGAGCAGAGCCAGATGGAGTACCCGCCGGTGGTGGTGGAGGACCAACTGGATGCCATGGTCCAGGAATTTGAGCGGCAGTTGCGCCAGTTCGGCATCGAGAGCCTGGAAAGCTACCTGCAGCAGACCGGCCAGAGCCTGGAGGAATACCGGGAGAGCCTGCGGGAGGCTGCCGAACGGGTCGCCCGGCGCAATCTGGTCATCTCCGAGTTGTATCAGGCCGAAGGGCTGGAGGTCACCGACGAGGATATCGAGGAGCGCATCAAGGAAATGTTCGGCGAAGAGGCCGATTCCCAGGACCCCTCCACCCAGGGGCTCATCCAGATAATGCGCCAGGGGGCGGGCCGTTCCATCCTGGAAAGCCAGATCCTGCAAGAAAAGGCCCTCCAGCGGCTGTTGGCCATTGTGCGCGGGGAAGAGCTGCCCCCGCCTGGCCAGAAGGAGGACGGCCAGGAATCGACAGAAGAAGGCGAGCCGGCAGAGCAGGCTTCGGCCGAGGCTACGCCAGAGGCCAGTGCCGGAGGCTCCGACGAGGAGAACGCTTCCGAGGCGTCGGAACATGCGCCCGTGGCTTCGAACGAGACTCCGGACGAGACATCGGAGGAAGCGCCGGAACAACAGTAG